In a single window of the Elaeis guineensis isolate ETL-2024a chromosome 8, EG11, whole genome shotgun sequence genome:
- the LOC105050813 gene encoding uncharacterized protein, with protein MPPPAQPPPPPTQQSRTNLGDLKSQIAKRLGPERAQRYFGYLNGLLSHKLSKPEFNKLCLLTLGRENLPLHNQLIRSILINACQAKSPPPVVHDKGASKPVGAVAKKSPQIGDSFNSSLAPIAPASIWSNGDIFPPSPRKFRSVIRDRKIKDRPSPLGPNGRSEVAALQSSVPTDVVTVRENGDLNLCDLKRPLQHQQGGPADQPAKRARTEKPSPLERDSVHSKGLAEVVVLEDREDLEHMDDLNSARGPLQAPLGIPFCPASVGGARRSLLLAASVSSSGFSSSYDCGELCHTEVLKKRMEKIAEAQVLGEVTMDSANLLNNGLDAYLKRLIKSCAEIVRARKGHEPIKQLAYKQQPHGKPINGVWLGNHMQVQRSGGPLESTHELKNHCSISLQDFKVAMELNPQQLGEDWPLLIEKICLHSFEE; from the coding sequence ATGCCGCCGCCTGCACAGCCACCGCCACCACCAACTCAGCAGTCTCGTACCAATCTCGGGGACCTGAAGTCCCAAATAGCGAAGAGGCTTGGGCCAGAACGAGCTCAGAGATACTTCGGCTACCTGAATGGTTTGTTATCTCATAAGCTGAGCAAGCCTGAGTTCAATAAGCTCTGTCTTTTAACGCTTGGGCGCGAGAACCTCCCCTTGCACAACCAGCTTATTCGCTCGATCCTTATAAATGCCTGTCAGGCCAAGAGTCCGCCCCCTGTTGTCCATGACAAGGGTGCGTCAAAGCCTGTCGGAGCTGTGGCAAAGAAATCTCCTCAGATAGGCGATAGTTTCAATTCATCCCTGGCCCCGATTGCACCAGCATCCATTTGGTCCAATGGAGATATCTTCCCGCCATCCCCTCGCAAGTTCAGGTCTGTCATTCGGGACCGGAAGATTAAAGACCGCCCGAGCCCCCTTGGACCAAACGGGAGGTCAGAAGTTGCTGCTCTTCAGTCTTCAGTTCCCACTGATGTGGTTACCGTGAGGGAGAATGGTGACTTGAATTTGTGTGATTTGAAGAGACCATTGCAACATCAACAAGGTGGGCCCGCTGATCAGCCAGCCAAGAGAGCACGGACAGAGAAGCCGTCACCACTTGAAAGGGATTCTGTTCATAGCAAGGGTCTTGCTGAAGTGGTTGTTCTGGAAGATAGGGAGGACTTGGAGCATATGGATGATCTGAACTCTGCTAGAGGTCCTCTTCAGGCTCCACTTGGAATTCCCTTCTGTCCTGCAAGTGTAGGTGGAGCTCGAAGGTCTCTGCTGCTGGCAGCTAGTGTGAGCAGCAGTGGCTTTAGTAGCAGCTATGATTGTGGTGAACTGTGCCATACTGAAGTATTGAAGAAACGAATGGAGAAAATAGCAGAAGCACAAGTTTTGGGAGAGGTGACGATGGACTCTGCCAATTTATTGAATAATGGACTGGATGCTTATTTGAAGCGGCTGATTAAGTCGTGTGCCGAGATAGTACGGGCAAGGAAGGGGCATGAACCAATAAAGCAGCTGGCTTATAAGCAGCAGCCTCATGGGAAGCCAATCAACGGTGTTTGGCTGGGAAATCACATGCAAGTACAACGTAGTGGTGGGCCTTTGGAGAGCACACATGAGCTGAAGAACCATTGTTCTATATCTCTGCAGGATTTTAAGGTAGCAATGGAGCTAAATCCGCAGCAACTAGGGGAGGACTGGCCCTTGCTAATTGAGAAAATATGCCTCCATTCATTTGAAGAATAA
- the LOC105050812 gene encoding putative glucose-6-phosphate 1-epimerase gives MSGEKPPVEHCKGVNGLDKVVLREVKGSSAEVYLYGGQVTSWKNDHGEELLFVSSKAIFKPPKPIRGGIPICFPQFSNNGPLEQHGFARNRFWSIDTDPPPFPTNSSNKAFVDLILKTSEEDLKIWPTGNPVNIHYEFRLRVTLGPGGDLMLISRIRNTNNDGKPFSFTFAYHTYFSVSDISEVRVEGLETLDYLDNLEEKQRFTEQGDAITFESEVDKIYLSTPTKIAILDHEKKRTFVLRKDGLPDAVVWNPWDKKAKAMADFGDDEYKHMLCVEAAAIEKPITLKPGEEWKGRLELSAVPSSYCSGQLDPQRVLQG, from the exons ATGTCGGGCGAGAAGCCGCCGGTGGAGCACTGCAAGGGCGTCAATGGCCTCGACAAGGTCGTGCTGAGAGAGGTCAAGGGGAGTTCGGCTGAG GTGTACCTGTATGGCGGTCAAGTGACATCTTGGAAAAATGACCATGGGGAGGAGTTGCtttttgtcagcagtaag GCAATTTTCAAGCCTCCAAAACCTATACGTGGGGGCATCCCAATATGCTTTCCTCAA TTTTCAAACAATGGACCTCTTGAACAGCATGGGTTTGCAAGGAACAGGTTCTGGAGTATTGACACTGACCCACCCCCTTTCCCAACAAATAGCTCTAATAAAGCTTTTGTTGATTTAATTCTCAAAACATCTGAAGAAGATTTAAAGATCTGGCCCACAGGTAATCCAGTAAACATCCA TTATGAATTTCGTCTACGGGTTACTCTGGGACCTGGAGGAGATCTCATGCTGATATCTCGCATAAGAAATACTAATAATGATGGAAAGCCATTCTCCTTCACATTTGCATACCACACTTATTTTTCTGTTTCTGATATCAG TGAAGTGCGAGTTGAAGGATTGGAGACTCTGGATTACCTTGATAACTTAGAGGAAAAGCAGCGCTTCACGGAACAAGGAGATGCAATAACATTTGAATCTGAA GTGGACAAAATATATCTTAGCACACCAACCAAAATCGCAATTTTGGACCATGAGAAAAAAAGGACTTTTGTTTTGCGGAAAGATGGACTTCCAGATGCAG TGGTATGGAATCCATGGGACAAGAAGGCCAAGGCCATGGCAGATTTTGGTGATGATGAGTACAAGCATATGTTGTGTGTGGAGGCTGCAGCTATTGAGAAGCCCATCACTTTGAAGCCCGGTGAGGAATGGAAAGGGAGGCTGGAGCTGTCTGCCGTTCCCTCCAGTTACTGTAGCGGGCAACTGGATCCTCAAAGGGTTCTTCAAGGTTGA